A genomic stretch from Falco naumanni isolate bFalNau1 chromosome 8, bFalNau1.pat, whole genome shotgun sequence includes:
- the RPL37A gene encoding 60S ribosomal protein L37a, which produces MAKRTKKVGIVGKYGTRYGASLRKMVKKIEISQHAKYTCSFCGKTKMKRKAVGIWHCGSCMKTVAGGAWTYNTTSAVTVKSAIRRLKELKDQ; this is translated from the exons ATG GCTAAGCGCACCAAGAAGGTTGGGATCGTGGGGAAGTACGGCACTCGGTATGGTGCATCCCTGAGGAAAATGGTGAAGAAAATCGAAATTAGCCAGCATGCCAAGTATACCTGCTCCTTCTGTGGCAAG ACCAAAATGAAGAGGAAGGCTGTGGGTATTTGGCACTGTGGATCATGCATGAAGACAGTTGCTGGTGGTGCCTGGACTTACAA TACCACCTCTGCAGTGACAGTCAAATCTGCCATCAGAAGACTGAAGGAATTGAAAGACCAGTAG